The Thermoanaerobaculia bacterium genome segment CCGAATCGGTTGTGCTGCATGGCCCTTCCCTACTTCTCGATGCCGGCCGGCACGTTGTTCAGGTCCATGCCGAGGGAGAGCCCCATCGACCGGAGCAGGTCCTTGATCTCGTTCAGGGACTTTCGGCCGAAGTTCTTCGTCTCGAGCATCTCCTTCTCGGTCTTCTGGACGAGCTCGCGGATCGTCTTGATCTCGGCGTTCTTCAGGCAGTTCGAGGACCGCACGGAGAGCTCGAGCTCGTCGACCGACTTGTTCAGGACCTCGTTCAGGTTCTCGGGCAGATCGTGCTCGGCCGCATGGTCGAACGCCGTGTCGTGCTCGGCGTTGATGAAGATCGTCAGGTGCTCGGTGAGGAGCGTCGCCGCCATGCCGACCGCGTCTTCCGGCGAGACGGTTCCGTCGGTCCAGACCTCGAGCACGAGCCGGTCGTAGTCCGTCTCCTGCCCGATGCGCGCCGCTTCGATGTGGTAATTGACCCGGCGCACCGGCGAATGGACGGAGTCGATCGGGATGTACCCGATGCCCATGTCCTCGTCGAAGTTGCGGTCCGCCGACACGTAGCCGCGGCCCCGGGAGAGGCGCATCTCCATCGTCAGCCGCGCGTTCTCGGAAAGAGTCGCGATCGTCGCGTTCGGGTCCAGGATCTCGACGTCGGCCGTCTCCTCGATGTCCGCCGCCGTGACCTTGCCCTTCCTCTCGACGTCGATTCGCAGGATCTTCTCCTCCTCGGCGAGGAGCTTGAAGGGGATCTGCTTCAGGTTCAGGATGATGTCCGTCACGTCCTCGACGACCCCCGGGATGGACGAGAACTCGTGCAGGACGCCCTCGATCTTGACGGCCGTGATGGCCGCGCCCTCGATCGACGACAGGAGTGCCCGGCGGAGGGCGTTGCCCACCGTCGTGCCGAATCCGCGCTCGAACGGCTGCGCGTAGAAGCGGCCGTACGTGGACGTGAGCGTCTCCTGGTCGACCTCGAGGCGCTTGGGTTTCTGAAAGCCTTTCCAAAGTCTCATGTGCATCTCCTTCGCGCCTTACTTCGAATACAGCTCGACGATCAGCTGCTCCTGGATCGGCAGCTTGATGTCTTCGCGACGGGGCAGGTTCGCGACCTGGCCCTTGAAGTTGTCCGGGTCGAGCTCGAGCCACGCGGGCACGCCGCGCGCCTTCGCGGTTTCCACCGACGATTTGATGAGCTCGTTGGCCCGGCTCTTGTCCTTGACGGCGATCGACTGCCCCTTCTGCACGAGGAAGGAGGGGATGTTGACCTTCCGGCCGTTGACGGTGATGTGGCCGTGGCGGATCAGCTGACGCGCCTGCGCGCGGGACGCCGCGAACCCGAGCGAAAACACCACGTTGTCGAGGCGCCGCTCGAGCTGCTGCAGGAGGTTCTCTCCCGTGATCCCCTTCATCGAGTTCGCGCGCTTGAACGCGAGCTGGAACTGGGACTCGAGCAGGCCGTAGATGCGCTTGACCTTCTGCTTCTCCCGGAGCTGGATGCCGTACCCGAGGAGCTTGCTGCGCCGCTTCCCGTGCTGCCCGGGAGGAAAATTGCGCCGCTCGACGGCGCACTTGTCCTTGAAGCAGCGGTCGCCCTTGAGGAAGAGCTTCATCCCTTCCCGCCGGCAGAGCCGGCAGACCGATTCACGATATCGAGCCAATGGAAGAACCTCCGTTGCGGACCGCCGCGTTTATTTTGCGTCCTTCCTCCCGATCGGCGGTCCCGAATCGGTTTACGGACGAGCCGGCAGCTAGACGCGCCGGCGTTTTCTGGGACGGCACCCGTTGTGCGGGATCGGGGTGACGTCCTTGATCGATTTGATGTCGATCCCGCTCGCCTGGATCGCGCGGATCGCCGACTCGCGACCCGCGCCCGGACCGGTCACGCGCACGTCCACCGTGCGGACGCCGTGCTCGCGGGCGATCGTCGCGGCATTGGTCGCCGCGAGCTGCGCCGCGAACGGCGTCCCCTTCCGCGACCCCTTGAAGCCGATGCGGCCGGCGGACGACCAGGAGAGGACTCCCCCTTCGTGGTCGGCGA includes the following:
- the rpsD gene encoding 30S ribosomal protein S4, which translates into the protein MARYRESVCRLCRREGMKLFLKGDRCFKDKCAVERRNFPPGQHGKRRSKLLGYGIQLREKQKVKRIYGLLESQFQLAFKRANSMKGITGENLLQQLERRLDNVVFSLGFAASRAQARQLIRHGHITVNGRKVNIPSFLVQKGQSIAVKDKSRANELIKSSVETAKARGVPAWLELDPDNFKGQVANLPRREDIKLPIQEQLIVELYSK
- the rpsK gene encoding 30S ribosomal protein S11, with product MAETTTAKKPGGKKFKAGKKEKKNVPHGTVLVQASFNNTIITIADHEGGVLSWSSAGRIGFKGSRKGTPFAAQLAATNAATIAREHGVRTVDVRVTGPGAGRESAIRAIQASGIDIKSIKDVTPIPHNGCRPRKRRRV
- a CDS encoding DNA-directed RNA polymerase subunit alpha; the protein is MRLWKGFQKPKRLEVDQETLTSTYGRFYAQPFERGFGTTVGNALRRALLSSIEGAAITAVKIEGVLHEFSSIPGVVEDVTDIILNLKQIPFKLLAEEEKILRIDVERKGKVTAADIEETADVEILDPNATIATLSENARLTMEMRLSRGRGYVSADRNFDEDMGIGYIPIDSVHSPVRRVNYHIEAARIGQETDYDRLVLEVWTDGTVSPEDAVGMAATLLTEHLTIFINAEHDTAFDHAAEHDLPENLNEVLNKSVDELELSVRSSNCLKNAEIKTIRELVQKTEKEMLETKNFGRKSLNEIKDLLRSMGLSLGMDLNNVPAGIEK